The Gossypium arboreum isolate Shixiya-1 chromosome 4, ASM2569848v2, whole genome shotgun sequence DNA segment aaattctcATCTATACCAGTTCTTTGAGCAAAATATTCATTGAGCTAACATTAGCAAAAATTAGAAGTTGGTTGCATTTTTGGATGATACCCAAATAATATGAGCTCATGTATCATATGTGTGCAACCTGAAGTttgcaattttattttttgaaataatttgaTTGTGCTCAATCTATATGGCATGCAATTTGTACTAACAACGATGTTGCTTTATATCCTAAGCTAGACTTTTTTAGTTTTAGTTGGGATAATATTAAGTCATCTATgcttatatatgttatatttaaTGGTTAAAAAAATCGTGCTTCCATTTAGTTGCTTAACCATTAATATAAGAACAACCTTACATTAAACATGTAATTTTATATGCATCAAGCTAACATGCAAGAGATATTTCTCACAATAGAATTGGTTTTCATTTATGAGTCAATAGATTCCATCTAAAAATATTTGGATCGTGCAATATCTATTTTGTATTTCACCATAATGTACTAAGATGGATTAGAAGCATGAGGTTATTAAAATTTAGAATCTTCGGATCCGTTTGTTTGACTGGAAATGGTTTTcgaaaaataatttcttgaaaatGACATACTTTTCTGTAAATGTTAATATTTTCTAGTGTTTGGATAGATTTCTATAAAATATTTTCGGTGTTTGGCAAATTTtcgaaaatattttataaaaactttttaaatgaaacaaatatacatttgagatttattattatttttaaatattaaaaattatattttacattaatttaaatatattgcaatgctttatttataaataaatacataaattaaatatattaacaatcataaattgaaaacaaccaaaACAAATAGATGATTCCTAATTGTGTTATTAGAAaaacaaagattgaataataataaattaacatccaaaccacaattaatattacaaattttGATACCAAATCATAATTTTTGGACTAAAGTTCATACTAAACaataatatacaaagaatgaaagaATTAACAAGTTCTTAGACTAAATTTCAATTGTTTTTTATTAATAGCTTTATATCTCCATTTCTCTTTCTCTAAAAAATCAGCATCGAAGAACCTTGAAACAAATATCCAAAGCCTAAAAATATATTCAAAACTAGTGACGAACCCAATTGTAGCTGTAACATCTATCTCAGACTGAAAGTCatctttttccttcatttcttCATGTTTAACACTGAACCAAATGTGTTGTAAACACCCAATGAACAATGAAATATTGTTCCTATTAGTCAGTTTTTGCACTAATGCAGGATTAATCCTTTCCCCTTTCCAATCAAATACATTAAAAGCCACTATTGGACCTAGATTAAACATTACTTTTGGACCATAGATTTTGACAACATGGATTCCAGTTTCTGAATGTGGATGTTGGAGACTCATCAATGCATTGACCAACTAGTTAATCAAGCTCCTTGTCCTACTACTTATTAGTACAAGACCTAATGAATTTACATGGTCCAAAGCCTTGCATTGTAGGGTGTTTCTGGTTCTTGAATCTATTATTTCCTCGATTTCATGCAATGGTGCCTTTCCTTTGGGTGCCTTAAGCTTCAATGGTGGAACAAGGCTCACGATCCCAACATTAGTGGTTGAACCTTTCAAAACAGATAAACCAATGGATTTCTTGATAAACAAGTAACAAAACCCTGATGGGTTTTCACAAAAACCTctgaaaaatgaataaatatgaaaatcaGGGTCAAACAATGAAAGCATTAAAGTCTCTATTTCTTTAGCATCTAATGTAGTTGCATCAAGCAATACATGCCACCCATTTTCTTAAACTAAACTCATCCATGTATATGAATATCTAGACCCAGTAATATTTGATTGAAGAGGAATGGCAAACAACCCTCTTTTTTCATTATCTTTTTCCTTAACTTCTCTGTTTGAATTTACATATTAGGCCATGAAAAACAAGTTGACATGTTTGGTAtgaaatttagtccaaaacatatgAAAAAGGGGAGTGATTACCTAGGACACAAAATTAAACACTATCattcaattgaatcaaaatacATCTATAGACCAACAAACAAACGTAAACTTATGCTAAAATCAACGATTAAATTCTCTTTTTTTCTTAACAACCTCTTTCTTTATTTTCTACACATTTCCTTTATAAATAATCATTAACCCAAGCCCAAATCTTTCTCTATCTCTCTCCTTCTCTCTCTCACTCTTTCTCATATCAATTTTCTGTAATAGTCAAATTAAAGACTTCGTGCTAAAGGCCATTGCTTTGCCAATTATTACGTTGTTACTAGTTTTGGGAATCCAGGTTGGCTATTCCCAGAATATTAGCAGAGCCAGTTTCCCAAAGGGTTTCATTTTTGGGACAGCCTCTTCTGCTTTCCAAgttggttttttttcttttttcatttttttccagTAAATTATCTATGAAAGTTTCAGTCTTTCTTACCTTTGAGAGAGGAAAATGAACGTCGTCACCAACTAGTGCAGTGTAGATTTCGACAATGAAAGGTGAAAAGGGGTAAATCAAAGATCCACGCCAGCGACTGATGTTGAGAATCATTGTTGGCTGGTAGCAAGCATTAGATCAATGTAAGAAAGAAGGGGAAAGGGGAAGAGGTTTCGTTTGTAGGTAAGGAGAAAATTTTTGGAAAATGTTTTACCAAATGAAAATGGTAAGACGTTTTTCCAAAATAAAGGCTTCTTTTCCCGTGTTTTTGAAATGATTTTACAGTAGGAAATCATTTTCCACCAAACAAACAGTGGAAAAGAATGAAAATGTTTTCTGTAAAATATTTTACAGATAAACAAACACAACCTTCATTAgatattaaaattggaaaagaggtatgtttataattttgaaaaagtgTTGTCATGTTGATGTAAATGTACAGTAAGGAAGGGAACAAGGTAGAGATGGTGGTAGTGGTAAAGAGGCTAGGTTACTTAGATAGGCAGAGAGTCGGATTAAAAGGAGGTTAAAGAGAGGATAGTTGGGAAAACAAGGGAGACTATGTGCTAAGGATAAGTGCTTAAGGTTGTTGATGGAAAAAAAGGTCCCCTTATCATTGTGTGTTGTGGTATATATATGGAGAGGATCTCCCTTGTCCGCTAGTGTCACGTCGTCGACAAACTCAGGACATGGAGAATGTGTGGTCGGCCAAGTGGCAAGGTCGTTATGCGTTGGTTGTCACCAAGCGTAGTATTGGTGTGACATTCCTTTAACTGAGGTAGTACGAGATTATTATACCTTAATGGTCCCTTGGCGGTCCCCATTAAATGGGAGTGCGTTCCTACTAAAAAATAGGTTGCTCGATGGCAGGTGGTTTGGTGGAGGGTAAAGTGCGTGGGTAGCCGAGTGATGTAAAGCGGAAGACCAACCGAGCGATATGAAATAGAGAGCCATTCGCAGGAGTCTCTCAGGTGGCTTCTCTTGATGCCACATGTCCAAGAGGTGTAAAGGTATaacaattttaaataatagtataaaaatcatttttatgtaaattattatttataaacttattaaaaatattttttttacatttatttttgttcttttactttaaaattattgggtaaactacaccattagtcactaaactatgggttagtttttgttttggtcacttaattaaaaaaaagttacaatttggtcattgaactatttgtaaattttcatttaagtcactaaactattcaaaagtttttattaagtCACTAGGCTATTAAGTTTTTTTATACATAAAAGTTCCGCTAGTGAGCTTTAAGCGGCGATTCGACTATCAATATGGTGGATTAGTACCCATTGATGAGTAGAAGAATATACCTTAAATCTAAGTCAATCTGATGTCAGTATCGGAGATCGAAGAAAAAagctatttgaattttgattcacAGATTCGTGATGTCTaaagttatttcatgaaaaaaaactGAACTGTAGAAGAGAATAGGAAAGAGAGCTTTTGATTAGTGTAGGCAGTGCGAATAGAGAAAGCCATATAACATTAATTTTAACTACATTgcgacttaaatgaaaacttttgaatagtttagagaccaaaacaaaaattgacccataatttagtgactaatggTGCAGTTTACCTAAATTTAAGTTTTAAGGGTGTTAGTTTATTGAGAcctacaaaaataaaatttacgtGAAAAAGAGAAATTAGTAGAAGTAGCAAGTAGGGTCATATCCACATAGATCGACAATAACTTTATTTCTTCAAACAAAATCAATAAAAGTAAATTAAAAGGGGTTTATGAAAtagaaaagtaaaattaaattgaaaacttAAATGGAAGAAAACAATAATTAAAAGTTTTAGAAAAATCAATGGAAAAAAAGCTCTAGCCAAATAAAAATCTTTATTTGATTTATGAATTCGACATCGATGCAAAGGTGTCCTCAACGCCTTTAGTAAATTAGTTCTAGTTGCTGATTTAGCCCTAGACAACCAATTCGTCATTATCTATTTGGAACCAAGAGGTAGCTTGTTTGAAATTACTTCCCTAATCGATAAATAATCCTATAACTCAGTGCCTTGGATTTAACTTACCAACAACATTAATAATAAGAGAGACCTAATTCTAACAAACAAACTCacctcatcaaggttcatttaagcCAGATCACACATCTAACCCACATAAACGTAAATTAcgacataaatatataaaagccATCGACTAAAAAAAATGGAGTTTAACAAGCCATAAAATTGAaagaactcaaaaaaaaaaaactattcgaTCTCTAAATGGCTAAAAGCCCTACCTCCCTTTTAAAATAGAGTATTTATAGTATATTTTCAACCTAAATAAGGTTACAGAAAATTGATTCATGTCATAAAAAACCACAAAACACCTTTAGTActttgtcaaaatgtgaaattttgaGTCAAAATAGGCTAGTTGGTGCTGGGACACGTGAGGTGCGACATAAGGGTGCCAAGTGGTACTAGGGCGCCGACAAAGCTTGTTCACATCTCACATTGGAGTGCCGACTGGGGTGAGGGTGCCATTGCTCGCTTGCCGGGGTGGGGGTGCTAAATTGTTGTGCCAAGGCACCAAACTCCTTGTTTTTTTGCCCCACTTTGCCTTGATTCTTCATCTGATCTTTCGATGGTCTCAAAATTTGAGCCTCAAGCTTCTATGCATCTATTTCAAGTTCAAAAACACTTAATTAGAATTCAATTATTTACAAAtgcataaaataaagaaaattcactaaaaagataaataaatgcAAATTAGATTCAAAACAAACAATCGAAATTAAAATGCAATATTTTACCTAAGGATCATGTAAAATGCTAAAAGTTTGGGTCTAAAATCTGTAAAATATATCTACTTATCAAAgcaaagtttaaaatatttttaacctATAACAGTTTTGAATTATAGGAAGCAACTTAATTCACACTAGTATTGTAGTAATAAAAGGTTAAAATTTGTTGTTAGTCTTTGTagtttgataaaatttgaaatttaagttatgtacttaaaaatttaaaaattaagtgctacttttaatttttaaaatttcagtctcataaatattttctattaaaatttattaacttgaaattttgattagAACATCTTCGGTATGACATAtgattaacataaaataaatatattaaattgataaatttagacATAAACcaataattttaaattgaaaaaataaaaaattaaatttttaactttttaaaataaagaaatcaatacAAATCCATGTACTGATAACATATTTAACCTAATAATAGATTTCATATCCTATCTTTGACATCGGTAGACCACAcccataattatttaatttaattcaagtaaaaatataaatttaatgacGATATTACCCTCACCGAATTTTCCATTCCCATCCCAATAatgtagaggtgatcatgggcgggCGGGCAGGTTCGGGCAGTCccaagtaaaattttaggcccgtctactaggccgggccgggcccggccgaaatatgggcctaaaattttacccaagccggccgaaataaaattactaagccgaGCCCGGCCGGcccgacccatattaatttttttcttattttattaaataaaaaatttaaaaatataataaatcaaatatatttaaaaacataaaataaatattaaaacaaataaaaataatactaaaacaattcttaaaacaatacacaaattaacaatataataaaaatagttatattaaaaatttaaaataattaaaataaaaacaaaaatatattaatatataattgggcgGGCAGGGCAGGCCAAAAACTCTTACCGAGGCCCGGCCCGTTTTTTAAACAGGCCTCGTTTTTTGCTCAAGCccatttttgggcctatattttacccaaaccctcccatttttaggCGGGCCTTGGGCGGGCGGGCCGCccagcccatgatcagctctacaATAATGCCTCTCCCTGGGCATTTCCctgaataattattttttttcgtATATTTctctaaattattttataatttttttgagtAGAATATTTTATAACAATTTAATTTATCCTCCATATTTATTTGATTTCTTCCAAACTGGAATCTTGACACTTCGCTCTTCTCCTCAGTGCATCTTTGTCTCTCGGACCTGACATGGGAgcgattttttaaaattattgatcACTATTCTCTCTCTATATCTGCTCTTTCGAAATAACCAACGACTTTCTCTCTCTAGGGTTTCGAAGGGATACTTTTACAGATACATTTCTCTTCTCCTCCGTGCATCTTTGTCTCTCACACCCCATTCTGTACCGTCCCTACAGCTTACAGAACAAGTTTCCGAGTTTATTGGATTCCGTAGGTGACGGAAAAAAGAGGACATCAGTTTATTTTAACCGCTTCAACGGCCTGTTTGATCTTCTTTTAGCTGTAATTTCACCGTAGATTACATGTTTCCAGTGAGTTTGAAGCTAATTTCGTGttccattttttatttatttctttttctggTCGACGGTTTCGTTTTTTCTGCCTGAAGGATGGAGTTGCTTGCGTATAATTAATTTGTTGGTTAGGGTATTTCGAATTGTTTTCTTACTTCGCTCACCAGTTAGACGTCGTTTGTATCTTAAAAAAATTAAGCCTGAGGCAAATAAGAAAAAGAGAAGGGAGGAAAGTCTGAGAGAAAATAGCAAAAGCTGTTAGGTAGGTTTTGTTCTTAATTTGACGAAGTAGCCATTGTATTTGTGTTTAGCATTATTGATTAGTGAATTTGTTTGCTCAAGAGTGTATAACTTTTacttgttttcattttatttatgttttggtatagGTTCAAAATTCATGGTGTTTGGTGTTTGGTAGATGCTGAATGATTGCTAGTATGGACTTAAATGCTTCCCCATTACCTGAAGATGAGGAAGAAATATATGAAAGACATATAGAACATTACTCCGTACCAGAAGAACACGTAGAATCTGCAGTTGAAATTTCAAGGAGGGTACGTCTGGAGTTTTCTCTTCTGGCTTTCTTTTGCTTTCTATGTAAAGGATGCATTTAATTGCTCTTGATATGTATCACTGATTGGAAATAATGCCTCCCTATTTATTTTCTCAATCCTGGTGAAATGATTTAGGCACTTCCGGAATGAATTTTTTTTCAGGCATTGAGGGATAGACGAGATAGGCTGTAGCTAAGACAAATATTATTGGATTCATGTGCATATGGTGTGTTGAAGTTGTCTGTGTTAATGTAGTTGATTGTCTGGGTAATAGCTACTTATTCGGAAGGTAACATGGATGACTGATAACACACTGAGGCATTATCTCTTGTATATTCATTATACTAGAAAGTGTTTTCTCTTGTGCAAGGCAAATTGTTTAGATCTTCTTATATTTAGCAGATTTGTGAGCAATTGTTCCttgcattttttaaaaaatagttgtGTTCATAATTTTGATTGTTATTATACATGCACATTGAGGGATAGACGAGGTAGTGCTGTAGCTAAGACAAATGTTTTTGGATTCATGTGCATATGATTTGTTGAAGTTTTCTGTGTTAATGTAGTTGATATTCTGGGTAATAGCTACTTATTGGCTAGGTAACATGGATGAATGATAACACACTGAGGCATTATATCTTGTATATTCATGATACTAGGAAACTTTTTCTCTTGTGCAAGGCAATTGTTTAGATCTTCTTATATTTAGCAGAGTTGTGAGCAATTGTTTCTTGCATTTATGAAAAATCagttttttcatattattatacaTGCTCATTTGCTTCCTTTTCTTTCTGCATCTTATGCTTCTCCCATATGTTTTCTAAGTTGAGCACATCATGCTGTGTTGTATTTGTCTTACTATTGAAAAAGTTCATAATCGTTATTTCTGTGCATCACTGTTCATTCATGCATGGTAATGGAATGTGCTTCAATTAGGAACGTGAGGAAAGACGGAAGAAGTTGAAAAGAGACCGACCAGATGATCACCCAGTACATGTCTCTCAGCCTCAAGTACTTGATCACTTTTATCAAAATAGGAATCCCAAGTTTTATGATAAAAGTAGACTCCCTCCTGGTAAGATCCTTGACATTGCACAATAATTGCTCTATGTTTTCTTGTTATTGTCTATGTGAATAACATTGGTCTTCCATAACTTCGATTGCCATATGCTGTCGTGTTCTTAGATTGTGTTAGTTATGCCTCTGTATCTTttatttgtctttttttttttaaaaaaaaaaaagagattgctGTTAACAATGGTTTTATGTGTCTACAAATTACTGAAATGTTATCTAACAATGTCAATGATCAAAATAACTGTTCGGTCTATTTGACTGATTGTTTCAGGCTCTAAGAAACAACAAAAACTACATACATGCATTTTGATTTTTTACATGTTTCGTTTTTGTGGCCAAACTGACTatctgaatttatttgaaatttcacATTCATGTCGTTGCTTAAGtcattgtctttttttttttttttttttgcaggttGGTTGGATTGTCCTTCTGCTGGTCAGGAAATAGGTTGCATAATTCCTTCTAAGGTTCCGCTTGGTGAATCTTATAATGACTGCATTCCTCCTGGTAAAAGATACTCTTTTAAACAAGTGATTCATCAGCAAAGAGTTTTAGGAAGAAAGGTATATAGAAAGTGCTGCATTTCCTTTCTCATTTCAGAGCTAATACCTTGTTGATTTTCCCATCTAATGTAAAGTAGATCTCTTCTGTAATTGTCTTGACCCTGTAAACATCATGTCCAAATCCTTGTGGAATATTCTAGAAAACCTCAGATATGCCGGGTCATCTTAACGTTAGAATTAGAGAATGCATATAGGGACTAAGGTCATTATACATGTAAGGTAATGGAATGGTTATAGATTTTGCTAATGTTTGTTCTAAGGCTTGAACCGGTGCGTTTCTGCATGTCAGACAAAGTAGTTAGATATCATTTTCTGTTAGATTAGACCTGTGAAGTAAGATTTTTAATTGGAGAATAACTTTTATGTTACCTGTGATGTTCTGGTTTCAGCTTGGTTTAGTGATTGATTTGACAAACACATCTCGTTACTATCAAACTACAGACCTGAAGAAAGAAGGTATTAAGCATGTAAAGGTGAGCAGATAGTTATTGTTGTTTgtttttcttattgttttcttacAGCTCTggttttgattttctgtttttgtTCTAGATTCAATGCAGGGGAAGAGATGCTGTACCTGATAACATGTCTGTTAATACTTTTGTTTATGAGGTAGATTTTGCTTTATACTTGTGCATCATTTCTAGGATCTCCAAGAGAATCCGCCTTTATCACTTCTTAAAATGTGATTCCTGGAATAGATTTAGTCCCAACTCTAATGCTGCATTTATCACATGATGACAGAAGTTGTGGTTGGTATTATATGTTTTCTTATTATCATGGCAAAGCCAACAAACTACCATGTTTTAATCACATAAATTAGACCTTATCTTATACTCAGTACTGTCTCCTTACTTCGTCTCATATTCATCTAATTCTAGTACATTTGATGATCTACAGAGGGCTTGCTCATTATAAAACATGGGCTAATTGTTCTTAATTTATTGCAACCATTTatgaaaaatttcatttaatttgtttATCAGGTGTCACAATTCCTCCTACGTCAGAAATCAAAGAAATATATTCTTGTCCATTGCACACACGGGCATAATCGCACTGGATACATGATTGTTCACTATCTCATGCGATCACAATCAATGTCTGTTTCTCAGGTcagttatttttatattttatcattttcaatATCATTTTGGTATCCATATTGGAGTAATGTTTATGTTTTGCCTTTTGTGCAGGCAATAAAGATTTTTTCTGAGGCACGTCCTCCTGGAATTTACAAACCTGACTATATTGATGCCTTGTATACATTTTATCATGAAAGACGGCCTGAAATGGTTTTCTGCCCTCCAACTCCTGAGTGGAAGAGGTCTTCTGATCTTGATCTCAATGGTGAAGCAGTcccagatgatgatgatgatggaagtcCAATTGCATTACCTGTACGAAATACCTTGCAGTATCTTTTATTTCTCATCTTTTTTGTGTATTATTAATTGTATTAGCAGGAATAAAAATGGAGTCTGGTATTTACAAAAGCtttttaataacctttactttctCCTGTTGGAAAAAGGTAAGGTTTTGTTTGGTTTTgaaatattttctaattttattttctattttcttttcaaaaatagttttcatttttattttttgaaaattgaaaatcatGTTtggcaaataaaataaaatttgttttcaataatgaaaatatgaaaacATGTTCGTGtgctatttattttataatagaaacaggaaaaataaaaaaaagttattaCATTTATATGGATTCAAACTAGGGTAAGAGATTTGATGTTaaaattgttggaaaaaaataatatttttgcaTTTAAATGTATTTGAGCCAGGGCCAAATTGTTaataaatttaaagttaaaaacttttgtttttaattttatcagttttacaaaacagttttagtgaaaACAATGAAAACAACTTTTGttgttttctaatttttacaTATTCTCGTTTTCattttccaaaaatcatttttaaaattttcaaccaaacGTTTTCTTTAGTATTTTTCGTTTATCAAGAAAATGAAAACCAAAGTGGTCTCTACTTTTTGAAACCAAATGGAGCCTAAGATTTAACTTTTTAGCAAAGAACAATCTACCCTTACGAAAAATGTCATGCATGTGGTTATCATCTTTGATCATATCAATAATCTTTGCTGGTGTTCAgccatccttttcttcttcttcttcttcttcatgtaAATTGGACAAGTTACTCTGTTGTGTGTTATAAAATTCATACGCATTGTATCAAGTTAAGCTGTAGAGCTAAGATATTGCTAATTGATACTAAGGCAAACTTGTCTATGTTTCTTCTAGTTCCACTTATGATGTTTCAGTTTTGCTCAAAATTCTGGAATTCCTGTTTATATTTGACATTTAATAAGCATTTGTCATTTCAGGAGAATCATGAAATGGATGTAGTGTTGACAAATGATGACATTTTGGGAGATGAAATACCTCAGGACCAGCTGCAATCACTGCGGTTATTCTGCTACCATACATTGAAGTTAAATGCTGGGGTATAACTTTGAAAGCCAATGCATTTTCTTTGATATTTAGCTACTTATTCCCATTGTCTAGACTATGAGATTTGGGGACAGCAAGTTTTATTAAATTTGTGACAATTATAGCATAGCTTTTTGATCCACTTCCTATTTCTTAATTGCTTCTTTGCTTTCTCTGTGATAATTATGTGGAGGACAATTAAGTGATGAGAGCACTTTGAACATGAGAGAATGACTGTTTTAATGATAATATCTGAAAAATTATAAGAACATTTCTGTTCATAAAACCAAAAATTATTGAAAACTTgagtacctttttttttttcccaataACTACTTATTTTGCTTAACATGAGCTTTGACATGGTCATTTCTTGAAACCAGGTTAGAGGAAATGCGCAGTTTCCGGGATCACATCCAGTTTCACTCAACAGGTCcttaatatgttttgttttattctgTTTTCTTGGTTTAAGTGGTACATGCCTTTGTCACATGACTAGTTTACCTATATGCTGGTTTCTGTTTGTTCATTTTGTTGACACGGGCAAATTATCTCTTGGAACTGTGATCAGGCTTAAGCTCTCGctctctcttttattttttattttatcatgcAGGAGTTTTCCTTGTTAAATTAGTAGAGTAAAAGTGCAGTGAGATGTGCAAGAGGTTATGAAGCATAAGTATTTAAAAATTAGTTTAGGAATTTGGCGGTCGCCAGTTTAGTAGTTAGGTTTAATGCAGAGGACATTTATCGAGAATATGCATCTACATTTTAAATAACTTTTTTATGAAAATACTTTCATTTTCCTAAGGTCTTATGCTGACACGTTGTTATTTCTCTTTTTCCATTATTTCTGGGGATTTGCTTGGTCCTTGGTGATAATGGAAGTATTTATATCGTCCATTGTACATAAAAAATAATAGTGAATAAAGATAAGGTAAAGATATGTCTGAAGGTACGCCACTGGTTCGGAAAAGGTCCTGAAGCTTGCATGAAGAACTTACCATTGTAGAGagtagttttcttttacttttactttttgaTCTTTTTGTGTATATGTTTTCTGCCAGAATCTTATATAAAATTAAGTTCTCTATTTTCTGCTTGCAGGGACAATTTACAACTTTTAAGGCAACGCTATTATTATGCCACTTGGAAAGCAGATGGAACACGATATATGATGTTGATAACTGTTGATggatgttacttgattgataggAGCTTTAATTTTCGAAGGGTTCAGATGAGGTTTCCATGCAGACACCCAACTGAAGTATGTATAAGCatatctttttttctttctttctaagGAACATGTTGGGAATTTAGTGTCTCTTCATTCATGAGGCTTATTAATTCGACACAACTTTCTCACCTGTAAGGGTATAGGGGATGGAACTCATCATTTCACATTGCTTGATGGCGAAATGGTAATTGATACCTTGCCAGACTCTCAGAAGCAAGAGAGAAGATATCTCATTTATGATATGATGGCACTTAACCATACGCCTA contains these protein-coding regions:
- the LOC108460788 gene encoding uncharacterized protein LOC108460788 isoform X2; amino-acid sequence: MIASMDLNASPLPEDEEEIYERHIEHYSVPEEHVESAVEISRREREERRKKLKRDRPDDHPVHVSQPQVLDHFYQNRNPKFYDKSRLPPGWLDCPSAGQEIGCIIPSKVPLGESYNDCIPPGKRYSFKQVIHQQRVLGRKLGLVIDLTNTSRYYQTTDLKKEGIKHVKIQCRGRDAVPDNMSVNTFVYEVSQFLLRQKSKKYILVHCTHGHNRTGYMIVHYLMRSQSMSVSQAIKIFSEARPPGIYKPDYIDALYTFYHERRPEMVFCPPTPEWKRSSDLDLNGEAVPDDDDDGSPIALPENHEMDVVLTNDDILGDEIPQDQLQSLRLFCYHTLKLNAGVRGNAQFPGSHPVSLNRDNLQLLRQRYYYATWKADGTRYMMLITVDGCYLIDRSFNFRRVQMRFPCRHPTEGIGDGTHHFTLLDGEMVIDTLPDSQKQERRYLIYDMMALNHTPIIERPFYERWKMLEKEVIEPRNYERHNIYQSRNPYYRYDLEPFRVRRKDFWLLSTVNKVLKEFIPKLSHEADGLIFQGWDDPYVPRTHEGLLKWKYARLNSVDVLFEIGSDDREQLFLFERGRKKLMEGNKVEFRDVPDPPSSFSGKIIECSWDPDEHVWVYMRIRTDKSTPNDINTFRKVRLIWLCEV
- the LOC108460788 gene encoding uncharacterized protein LOC108460788 isoform X1 — protein: MIASMDLNASPLPEDEEEIYERHIEHYSVPEEHVESAVEISRREREERRKKLKRDRPDDHPVHVSQPQVLDHFYQNRNPKFYDKSRLPPGWLDCPSAGQEIGCIIPSKVPLGESYNDCIPPGKRYSFKQVIHQQRVLGRKLGLVIDLTNTSRYYQTTDLKKEGIKHVKIQCRGRDAVPDNMSVNTFVYEVSQFLLRQKSKKYILVHCTHGHNRTGYMIVHYLMRSQSMSVSQAIKIFSEARPPGIYKPDYIDALYTFYHERRPEMVFCPPTPEWKRSSDLDLNGEAVPDDDDDGSPIALPENHEMDVVLTNDDILGDEIPQDQLQSLRLFCYHTLKLNAGVRGNAQFPGSHPVSLNRDNLQLLRQRYYYATWKADGTRYMMLITVDGCYLIDRSFNFRRVQMRFPCRHPTEGIGDGTHHFTLLDGEMVIDTLPDSQKQERRYLIYDMMALNHTPIIERPFYERWKMLEKEVIEPRNYERHNIYQSRNPYYRYDLEPFRVRRKDFWLLSTVNKVLKEFIPKLSHEADGLIFQGWDDPYVPRTHEGLLKWKYARLNSVDVLFEIGSDDREQLFLFERGRKKLMEGNKVEFRDVPDPPSSFSGKIIECSWDPDEHVWVYMRIRTDKSTPNDINTFRKVMRSIRDNITEEILLNEINEIIQLPMYADRIRIDSKARMHANAARRR